From the Temnothorax longispinosus isolate EJ_2023e chromosome 6, Tlon_JGU_v1, whole genome shotgun sequence genome, one window contains:
- the LOC139815317 gene encoding organic cation transporter protein has product MNAEEAKVGCFQMVLVLLLGINYVIVAMSHALPVFHNYTPKFYCQTKDSTNKSFGCQIAANSSIVANLTSASPEVPVLTSCSGKYRFVTEFTENSVVTEWGLVCEKRYLSFLGPTVYYTGVLLGAWITGLLTDRIGRLPIQAICLYAQGTMAVALYIVQNYPAFLALRGLQGVFVQGLQNSTYILSLELFPARSRTLVALIMQISWSIGLVLLAVLSYAIPDWRILQLAVSVPTAITVLYIWIIPESPRWLLARGKSTEADMALERIAIYNSCCIGLRTKNILVQEACVKSNTTPMKPERKSRVTSVELEKARADENQREEATNLLNESELNKRKIIERTLEANSIESENKFSNVELRRETPSSAEDFDKRHLPSSSKCDRNAKIISQSEGDQGISLKGAEEVVVLRRIKKEKTNENEEKTRNSIKKQTANKISSTFKNAIESSILRKYGAIMICQWWTSTIACSILDDLAPSFPVNRHITFALGAALEMATYTFVYFVLSRYGRRLPMCTYQSLNGVVCILIAAFFILTTATAPWADLAKTIMLLFGRVTITSTLSIAYLYTIEIFPTVIRGSCLGLCVVFAKIGSLSIPHLLLLKHHVSLPIPLLVVGMLCLFSGVLALILPETLNKILPDQVVDVENVIGNNNCKSDGVNIENDVKEEDLTERQILREKLFSEDWVDAGNGILVNFTENKNTE; this is encoded by the exons ATGAATGCGGAGGAAGCTAAAGTGGGCTGCTTTCAAATGGTGTTAGTGCTGCTACTTGGAATAAACTATGTCATCGTCGCCATGAGTCACGCATTGCCGGTTTTTCATAACTACACaccaaaattttattgtcag ACGAAAGATTCAACGAATAAAAGCTTTGGCTGTCAAATCGCAGCAAATTCCTCGATCGTTGCCAATTTAACTTCTGCGTCGCCGGAAGTGCCAGTGCTTACATCCTGTTCCGGCAAATATCGCTTCGTGACAGAGTTTACGGAGAACAGCGTAGTCACCGAATGGGGTTTAGTATGCGAGAAACGATACTTATCTTTTCTTGGGCCGACCGTTTATTATACGGGAGTACTTCTGGGTGCGTGGATCACTGGACTCCTAACTGATCGTATTGGCAGACTTCCGATCCAAGCGATATGTCTTTACGCGCAAGGCACAATGGCGGTTGCACTCTATATTGTGCAG AACTATCCTGCATTTTTGGCGCTACGTGGTCTTCAAGGAGTATTTGTTCAAGGCTTGCAGAATTCCACATATATTCTCTCCCTGGAACTATTTCCAGCGCGATCTCGCACTCTCGTTGCATTGATTATGCAGATTTCCTGGTCGATCGGTCTCGTACTGCTCGCAGTACTCAGCTACGCGATACCAGATTGGCGAATTTTGCAGTTGGCTGTTTCTGTACCTACCGCGATCACTGTGCTGTACATTTG GATTATACCGGAATCGCCGAGATGGCTACTGGCTAGGGGAAAATCAACAGAGGCCGATATGGCGCTTGAAAGAATCGCCATATATAACAGCTGCTGCATTGGGTTGCGAACGAAGAATATTCTTGTGCAAGAAGCATGCGTGAAAAGTAACACAACGCCGATGAAACCAGAGAGGAAGTCGCGAGTCACCAGCGTCGAACTTGAGAAAGCGAGGGCTGACGAAAATCAACGAGAAGAAGCTACGAATTTGTTGAACGAGTCggaattaaataaacgaaaaattatag agagAACTTTAGAAGCCAATTCGATCGAGTCGgaaaacaaattttccaacgTGGAATTACGCCGAGAGACGCCAAGTTCAGCGGAAGATTTTGACAAGAGACATTTGCCTTCGAGTTCCAAGTGCGATCGAAATGCAAAGATAATCTCACAATCGGAAGGCGATCAAGGGATTTCCCTGAAAGGCGCAGAGGAGGTAGTAGTGTTGCGtagaataaagaaagaaaaaacaaatgaaaatgaagagaaaacgagaaataGCATTAAGAAACAAACCGCAAACAAGATAAGCTCGACATTCAAGAATGCAATCGAATCGTcgatattaagaaaatacgGTGCTATAATGATTTGTCaatg GTGGACGTCTACAATAGCGTGCAGCATACTTGATGATCTGGCGCCAAGTTTTCCAGTTAACAGGCACATCACGTTCGCCCTGGGCGCAGCTCTCGAAATGGCGACGTATACATTTGTGTACTTTGTATTATCTAGATATGGTAGACGGCTGCCAATGTGCACATACCAATCTCTCAATGGCGttgtttgtattttaattgcgGCTTTCTTCATTTTAACCACCGCCACTGCACCATGGGCCG ATCTCGCAAAAACGATAATGTTGCTGTTTGGCAGAGTGACTATCACGAGTACCCTTTCAATCGCCTACTTGTATACCATTGAAATATTCCCAACAGTGATACGAGGTAGCTGCTTAGGTTTATGCGTGGTGTTCGCAAAAATCGGCAGTCTAAGTATACCGCATTTACTTTTATTG aagcACCATGTATCACTTCCGATACCGTTACTAGTCGTTGGAATGTTGTGCCTCTTCTCCGGCGTGTTGGCGCTGATTTTACCAGAGAcactgaataaaattttaccaGACCAAGTGGTAGATGTGGAGAATGTAATCGGCAACAATAATTGCAAGAGTGATGGTGTCAATATAGAAAATGACGTGAAGGAAGAGGATTTGACAGAGAGACAAATTCTAAGGGAGAAACTCTTTTCAGAAGACTGGGTAGATGCCGGCAATGGAATTCTGGTGAATTTCACggagaataaaaatacagagtaa
- the LOC139815336 gene encoding uncharacterized protein produces the protein MRARIVLFGVLLVCTSIRYADSRSKKTTQLSLQSKETNVVNFMRLLVMRLVFGVASAMGLGENLSGVLGGIFVPPGAEEYNEDYGDDDSIVPDIF, from the exons ATGAGAGCCCGAATAGTTTTGTTTGGAGTTTTGCTCGTTTGCACGAGC ATTCGGTATGCAGATAGCAGGTCGAAGAAAACGACGCAGCTATCATTGCAGAGCAAAGAGACAAACGTGGTAAATTTTATGCGACTGCTGGTGATGAGATTGGTCTTTGGGGTAGCTTCGGCAATGGGGCTGGGTGAAAATCTCTCGGGTGTCCTTGGCGGAATTTTCGTGCCTCCTGGAGCCGAGGAGTACAATGAGGATTACGGAGACGATGACTCGATCGTACCTGATATTTTCTGA
- the Slx1 gene encoding structure-specific endonuclease subunit slx1, whose translation MEEEPEVIEHFFGVYLLYCMNPKYKGRTYIGYTVDPRRRIKQHNAGKKHGGAWKTSKRGPWNMVLIVHGFPNSTSALRFEWAWQHPHVSRRLKHIPKKRSSQKMFDFRLTILSEMLKIGPWCRLPLTVRWLDYEFSKNYYGRISPPLHMPICYGKVTSCKIKQIQRTKEDNIPSQESHLLGINSPMFCSLCGSSTMEKDSVTCVKPKCLLIVHLICLAKEFCKTGMILPIEGTCPACKSNVLWGDLIRKKNGCYQDLGEINTDFSSDNDDV comes from the exons ATGGAAGAAGAGCCTGAAGTGATAGAACACTTTTTTGGAGTATATTTACTGTACTGTATGAATCCAAAGTACAAAGGAAGAACTTATATTGGTTACACCGTAGATCCAAGACGCAGGATTAAGCAACATAATGCTGGTAAGAAGCACGGTGGAGCTTGGAAAACTAGTAAGAGAGGACCATg gaACATGGTCTTGATTGTTCATGGATTTCCCAACAGCACTTCTGCACTTAGA TTCGAATGGGCTTGGCAACATCCACATGTGAGTAGGCGATTGAAACACATTCCCAAGAAGAGGTCATCGCAGAAGATGTTTGATTTCCGTTTGACAATCTTGTCTGAGATGTTGAAAATTGGGCCTTGGTGCCGTCTACCTTTGACAGTGCGATGGTTGGACTATGAATTTTCCAAGAATTATTACGGACGCATATCTCCACCGTTACACATGCCCATATGCTATGGCAAAGTCACCAGTTGTAAAATTAAGCAAATACAAAGAACAAAAGAAGATAATATTCCATCGCAAGAATCGCACTTGCTAGGGATAAATTCACCAATGTTCTGTTCCCTTTGTGGCTCGAGTACGATGGAGAAAGATTCTGTCACTTGTGTAAAACCAAAATGTCTTTTAATTGTCCACTTGATCTGTTTAGCGAAAGAATTCTGCAAAACTGGGATGATCCTACCGATCGAAGGCACTTGCCCTGCGTGCAAATCTAATGTCCTCTGGGGAGATCtcataagaaaaaagaacggTTGTTATCAAGATCTTGGAGAAATTAATACTGATTTTTCCAGTGATAACGACGACGTTTAA
- the Ald1 gene encoding fructose-bisphosphate aldolase isoform X2: MVAEKYSKLEPELKEELRMIAQQIVSPGRGILAADESTSTIGKRFQDINVENTEENRRAYRQLLFTTAKDVIGQHISGVILFHETLYQKADDGTPFVQLLKQRNIIPGIKVDKGIASLFGTNDECTTQGLDDLQARCIQYKKDGCHFAKWRCVLKITKDTPSKLAIMENANVLARYASTCQSARIVPIVEPEVIPDGDHDLARCQQVTEEVLAAVYKALSDHHVYLEGTLLKCNMVTPGQSCPTRATPQEIAAATVTVLSRTVPPAVPGITFLSGGQSEEEASVNLDAINKYPAKKPWALTFSYGRALQASVLRAWEGKADKVAAGQEELLKRAKANSDSALGKYAGGVAGAAGDAALFVANHVY, translated from the exons ATGGTCGCGGAAAAGTACAGCAAGCTCGAACCCGAGCTGAAAGAGGAATTACGCATGATCGCTCAACAGATCGTGTCACCCGGAAGGGGTATCCTGGCCGCTGATGAGTCAACTTCGACGATCGGCAAACGTTTTCAGGACATCAATGTCGAAAATACTGAGGAAAACCGCAGGGCTTACAGGCAACTACTTTTCACCACAGCAAAG GATGTCATCGGACAGCACATTTCCGGAGTAATCCTCTTCCATGAGACTCTCTATCAAAAGGCCGACGATGGTACGCCGTTCGTCCAACTGCTCAAGCAACGCAACATCATCCCCGGCATTAAAGTCGACAAGGGCATCGCTTCGCTCTTCGGCACGAATGACGAATGCACGACCCAGGGTCTCGACGACCTCCAAGCTCGTTGTATCCAGTACAAAAAGGACGGATGTCACTTTGCCAAGTGGCGATGCGTGTTGAAGATCACGAAAGACACCCCGAGCAAACTCGCCATCATGGAGAACGCCAACGTGCTGGCCCGTTACGCTTCCACCTGTCAGAGTGCCAGAATCGTGCCGATCGTCGAGCCTGAGGTCATTCCCGACGGTGATCATGACCTCGCCCGTTGTCAACAAGTCACGGAAGAGGTTCTCGCGGCCGTTTATAAG GCACTTTCAGATCATCACGTATACCTCGAAGGAACGCTGCTAAAGTGTAATATGGTGACTCCAGGCCAGAGTTGTCCGACGAGGGCGACTCCTCAGGAAATCGCTGCCGCTACGGTGACAGTGTTGTCACGTACCGTGCCACCAGCGGTACCTGGCATCACTTTCCTCAGCGGTGGCCAATCCGAGGAGGAGGCATCGGTCAACCTTGATGCCATTAATAAGTACCCGGCGAAAAAACCCTGGGCATTAACTTTCAGTTATGGACGCGCTCTCCAGGCCTCCGTACTTCGTGCATGGGAAGGCAAGGCCGACAAGGTCGCTGCCGGTCAAGAGGAGTTGCTTAAAAGAGCCAAG GCTAACAGCGACTCGGCACTTGGCAAATATGCGGGTGGCGTAGCCGGTGCTGCGGGAGACGCAGCGCTTTTTGTCGCCAATCACGTGTATTAG
- the Ald1 gene encoding fructose-bisphosphate aldolase isoform X1, protein MVAEKYSKLEPELKEELRMIAQQIVSPGRGILAADESTSTIGKRFQDINVENTEENRRAYRQLLFTTAKDVIGQHISGVILFHETLYQKADDGTPFVQLLKQRNIIPGIKVDKGIASLFGTNDECTTQGLDDLQARCIQYKKDGCHFAKWRCVLKITKDTPSKLAIMENANVLARYASTCQSARIVPIVEPEVIPDGDHDLARCQQVTEEVLAAVYKALSDHHVYLEGTLLKCNMVTPGQSCPTRATPQEIAAATVTVLSRTVPPAVPGITFLSGGQSEEEASVNLDAINKYPAKKPWALTFSYGRALQASVLRAWEGKADKVAAGQEELLKRAKANTAASQGKYVAGSVSSKAANTSLHAKSRLNY, encoded by the exons ATGGTCGCGGAAAAGTACAGCAAGCTCGAACCCGAGCTGAAAGAGGAATTACGCATGATCGCTCAACAGATCGTGTCACCCGGAAGGGGTATCCTGGCCGCTGATGAGTCAACTTCGACGATCGGCAAACGTTTTCAGGACATCAATGTCGAAAATACTGAGGAAAACCGCAGGGCTTACAGGCAACTACTTTTCACCACAGCAAAG GATGTCATCGGACAGCACATTTCCGGAGTAATCCTCTTCCATGAGACTCTCTATCAAAAGGCCGACGATGGTACGCCGTTCGTCCAACTGCTCAAGCAACGCAACATCATCCCCGGCATTAAAGTCGACAAGGGCATCGCTTCGCTCTTCGGCACGAATGACGAATGCACGACCCAGGGTCTCGACGACCTCCAAGCTCGTTGTATCCAGTACAAAAAGGACGGATGTCACTTTGCCAAGTGGCGATGCGTGTTGAAGATCACGAAAGACACCCCGAGCAAACTCGCCATCATGGAGAACGCCAACGTGCTGGCCCGTTACGCTTCCACCTGTCAGAGTGCCAGAATCGTGCCGATCGTCGAGCCTGAGGTCATTCCCGACGGTGATCATGACCTCGCCCGTTGTCAACAAGTCACGGAAGAGGTTCTCGCGGCCGTTTATAAG GCACTTTCAGATCATCACGTATACCTCGAAGGAACGCTGCTAAAGTGTAATATGGTGACTCCAGGCCAGAGTTGTCCGACGAGGGCGACTCCTCAGGAAATCGCTGCCGCTACGGTGACAGTGTTGTCACGTACCGTGCCACCAGCGGTACCTGGCATCACTTTCCTCAGCGGTGGCCAATCCGAGGAGGAGGCATCGGTCAACCTTGATGCCATTAATAAGTACCCGGCGAAAAAACCCTGGGCATTAACTTTCAGTTATGGACGCGCTCTCCAGGCCTCCGTACTTCGTGCATGGGAAGGCAAGGCCGACAAGGTCGCTGCCGGTCAAGAGGAGTTGCTTAAAAGAGCCAAG GCAAACACCGCAGCCTCTCAAGGCAAATACGTTGCCGGCAGCGTTTCTAGCAAAGCCGCTAACACCTCTCTCCACGCCAAATCACGCCTCAACTactaa
- the LOC139814868 gene encoding fructose-bisphosphate aldolase encodes MWHTISSSVTKCTELDPALSLELEKIIETISAPKKGLLACDESPASLEQRFQEIGIDNTESTRRAYREMLLSADKSQFSQYISGVILHHETIHQRTSEDVEFVEFLRRRNIIAGVKVDRGLVRLFGTEDEKTTQGLDNLQENCVRYKKEGCHFAKWRCVFSISERCPSHLAMITNANVLARFASICQSARMVPIVEPEILSNGKYGIDQALQVHEEMLSILFRALNEYHVYLEGMVLKPAMVLSGIKNAIKCTPQIVAEYTLRALRRTVPAAVPAIFFLSGGQTDEEAVLNLNAINACDNKKPWRLSFCYGRALQNMAMKIWKNNSENVDKAQAMFLKRAQLCSEASLGELQVEENNLCIRSN; translated from the exons ATGTGGCACACA ATATCATCATCCGTCACTAAATGCACCGAACTCGATCCTGCTCTATCTCTGGAACTAGAAAAAATCATCGAGACGATCAGTGCGCCTAAAAAAGGATTGTTGGCCTGTGACGAGTCACCTGCGAGTCTAGAACAGAGATTTCAGGAAATCGGTATAGATAATACCGAATCTACGAGACGTGCTTATCGAGAAATGCTGTTGTCCGCTGACAAG TCTCAATTCTCGCAATACATAAGCGGGGTGATTCTGCACCATGAAACGATCCATCAAAGAACGTCGGAAGATGTGGAATTCGTCGAGTTCCTGCGTCGAAGGAACATCATAGCCGGTGTGAAAGTCGATCGAGGTTTAGTGCGTCTCTTCGGTACTGAGGACGAGAAGACTACGCAAGGTTTGGACAATTTACAGGAGAATTGTGTTCGGTACAAAAAGGAAGGCTGCCACTTCGCCAAATGGAGATGTGTTTTTTCGATTTCGGAACGATGCCCCAGTCACCTGGCAATGATCACCAATGCAAATGTTCTTGCGAG GTTCGCTAGCATCTGCCAAAGCGCGCGAATGGTTCCCATAGTAGAACCGGAGATATTGAGCAATGGCAAATACGGTATAGATCAGGCTTTGCAAGTTCACGAAGAGATGCTGTCCATCCTGTTTCGTGCTCTGAACGAGTATCACGTGTATCTTGAGGGAATGGTTTTGAAGCCAGCGATGGTGCTGTCGGgcataaaaaatgcaataaaatgcaCGCCGCAG ATTGTCGCTGAGTATACGCTAAGAGCATTACGAAGAACAGTACCCGCAGCAGTTccagcaattttttttctaagcgGCGGTCAAACCGACGAAGAAGCCGTGTTAAATCTAAATGCCATTAACGCATGTGACAATAAAAAGCCATGGAGGCTTAGTTTCTGCTATGGGCGTGCTTTGCag AATATGGCGatgaaaatttggaaaaacaaTTCGGAAAACGTGGATAAGGCTCAAGCAATGTTTCTTAAAAGAGCTCAATTATGCTCCGAAGCATCTTTAGGAGAATTACAGGTTGAGGAGAACAACTTGTGCATTCGATCGAATTAA